The following are encoded together in the Oceanobacillus zhaokaii genome:
- the lepA gene encoding translation elongation factor 4, whose amino-acid sequence MGKKQRNVRNFSIIAHIDHGKSTLADRILENTQTVTKREMKEQLLDAMDLERERGITIKLNAVQLQYNSKNGEEYIFHLIDTPGHVDFTYEVSRSLAACEGAILVVDAAQGIEAQTLANVYLAMENDLEIIPVINKIDLPSADPERVKQELEDILGIDKDEVILASAKANIGIEEILERIVEVVPEPKGDPEEPLKALVFDSLYDSYRGVIAYVCIKEGSIKVGDKIKMMATGKEFDVNEVGVFTPKIVAREELLVGDVGYITASMKDVSDTHVGDTITNANNPAVEALPGYRQLNPMVYCGLYPVDSNDYNDLREALERLELNDAALQYEPETSQALGFGFRCGFLGLLHMEIIQERIEREFDINLITTAPSVILEVEATNGETITIDNPASMPDPQSIQEIREPYVKATIMVPNDYVGAVMEISQKKRGSFVDMQYLDDIRVNVIYNIPLSEIVYDFFDQLKSNTKGYASFDYEMIGYQQSNLVKMDILLNGDTIDALSFIVHRDFAFHRGKQIVDKLKELIPRQQFEVPIQAAIGNKIVARSTIKAVRKDVTAKLYGGDISRKRKLLEKQKEGKKRMKMVGSVEVPQEAFMAVLQMNDD is encoded by the coding sequence ATGGGGAAAAAACAACGAAATGTACGTAATTTTTCGATCATCGCCCATATTGACCACGGAAAATCAACACTGGCGGATCGGATTTTAGAAAATACACAAACCGTTACAAAACGAGAAATGAAAGAACAGCTTCTTGATGCAATGGATTTAGAACGTGAAAGAGGCATCACAATTAAATTAAATGCGGTGCAGCTTCAATATAATAGTAAAAATGGAGAAGAATATATCTTCCATCTCATTGATACGCCTGGACATGTGGATTTTACATATGAGGTGTCACGAAGCCTTGCAGCATGTGAAGGAGCAATCTTAGTTGTCGATGCTGCCCAAGGAATTGAAGCACAGACGTTAGCGAATGTGTACCTTGCGATGGAAAATGATTTGGAAATCATTCCGGTTATTAATAAAATTGATTTACCAAGTGCAGACCCTGAACGGGTGAAGCAAGAGCTTGAAGATATTCTTGGCATCGATAAAGATGAAGTGATTTTAGCATCAGCAAAGGCGAATATTGGAATTGAGGAAATTCTGGAGCGCATCGTTGAGGTTGTTCCAGAACCAAAGGGAGACCCAGAAGAACCTCTCAAAGCGCTTGTTTTTGACTCTTTATATGATTCATACCGCGGCGTTATCGCTTATGTATGTATTAAAGAAGGCTCAATTAAAGTTGGCGATAAAATCAAGATGATGGCGACAGGTAAGGAATTTGATGTAAATGAAGTAGGTGTATTCACACCGAAAATCGTAGCAAGAGAGGAACTGCTCGTAGGTGATGTTGGTTATATTACTGCATCGATGAAGGATGTGAGTGATACACATGTCGGTGATACAATCACAAATGCGAATAATCCTGCCGTAGAAGCACTTCCAGGTTATCGACAATTAAATCCGATGGTTTACTGCGGATTATATCCAGTTGATTCAAACGATTATAATGATTTAAGGGAAGCGCTCGAGAGATTGGAATTAAATGATGCGGCGTTACAGTATGAACCAGAGACGTCTCAGGCATTAGGCTTCGGATTTAGATGTGGATTTTTAGGATTACTTCATATGGAAATTATCCAAGAACGGATTGAACGTGAATTTGATATTAACTTAATTACAACTGCACCTAGTGTTATTTTAGAGGTTGAGGCAACAAATGGAGAAACAATTACGATTGATAATCCTGCAAGCATGCCAGACCCGCAATCCATTCAAGAAATTCGTGAACCATATGTTAAAGCAACAATCATGGTACCGAATGACTATGTTGGTGCTGTAATGGAAATATCTCAGAAAAAACGCGGGAGCTTTGTTGACATGCAATACTTAGATGACATTCGTGTAAATGTTATTTATAATATTCCACTTTCCGAAATTGTTTATGATTTCTTTGATCAATTGAAGTCGAATACAAAGGGATATGCTTCCTTCGACTATGAAATGATTGGTTATCAGCAGTCTAATCTAGTTAAGATGGATATCTTACTAAATGGTGATACGATAGATGCATTATCATTCATTGTTCACCGTGATTTTGCATTCCATCGCGGAAAGCAAATAGTTGACAAGCTGAAAGAGCTAATTCCAAGACAACAATTTGAAGTACCGATCCAAGCTGCAATTGGCAATAAAATAGTAGCACGCTCTACCATCAAGGCAGTAAGAAAAGATGTAACCGCAAAATTGTATGGTGGAGATATTTCTCGAAAACGTAAATTACTAGAGAAACAAAAAGAAGGAAAGAAACGCATGAAAATGGTCGGCTCA
- the spoIIP gene encoding stage II sporulation protein P: protein MLLKNKRYKQKQGKLFYRRSGIYLISIIVLFIAIGLLTTAQPAYRFSSKTITNWTSDIDSSIFMNLIGMENRAFKRTLLEESLLPSLSTILFQVATSLTPNDPRSLLRNEIPGFSSFDKNTLIAGEGTDYTNYPIESSAPLEEILQDRVAVIDEDTSKGAEIEKDTSKTAPTTGDRDVVFIYNTHNRESFLPYLPGTNGSDSAFHKEVNITNVSDRLAKALEAKGIGTQVDKTDIGMVLDEKGMEYWQSYDASGEVVEAAITSNKEIKYIFDLHRDAQGRDVTTKEINGESYARIMFVVGSESKNFNKNSELAAKLDQLIEEKYPGLSRGVIPQGGPGNNGVYNQDLTDNAVLIEFGGVGNTLEELYRSADAIAEVFSEYYWDAEAVNAAQ, encoded by the coding sequence ATGCTGTTAAAAAATAAGCGATACAAGCAAAAACAAGGAAAGCTTTTTTATAGAAGAAGTGGAATTTATCTTATAAGTATCATCGTTCTTTTTATCGCGATAGGTCTTTTAACAACAGCACAGCCAGCATACCGCTTTTCATCTAAAACTATTACGAATTGGACAAGTGATATTGATTCTTCTATCTTTATGAATTTAATAGGGATGGAAAATAGAGCATTTAAACGAACACTACTTGAGGAAAGTCTATTGCCAAGTCTTTCAACCATTCTATTTCAAGTTGCAACAAGTTTAACACCAAATGACCCACGGAGCTTACTAAGAAATGAAATTCCGGGTTTCTCCTCATTTGATAAAAACACATTAATTGCTGGAGAAGGAACGGATTATACGAACTATCCTATTGAATCATCAGCACCATTAGAAGAGATATTACAGGATAGAGTAGCTGTTATAGATGAAGATACATCAAAAGGTGCGGAGATTGAGAAAGATACGTCAAAAACAGCACCTACAACTGGGGATCGTGATGTCGTGTTTATATATAATACACATAATCGTGAATCCTTCTTGCCTTATCTGCCGGGAACAAACGGTTCGGATAGTGCCTTTCATAAGGAAGTAAATATAACAAATGTCAGTGATCGCTTAGCGAAGGCACTTGAAGCAAAAGGGATCGGTACTCAAGTTGATAAAACAGATATCGGAATGGTACTTGACGAAAAAGGAATGGAGTATTGGCAATCATACGATGCTTCTGGTGAAGTAGTAGAGGCGGCTATTACATCAAATAAGGAGATTAAGTATATATTTGATTTACATCGTGACGCACAAGGCAGGGATGTCACGACAAAGGAAATTAATGGTGAATCATATGCAAGAATTATGTTTGTTGTCGGAAGTGAGAGTAAGAATTTTAATAAGAATTCTGAGCTGGCCGCAAAGCTAGATCAATTAATTGAAGAGAAATATCCTGGGTTAAGCAGAGGTGTGATTCCACAAGGAGGGCCTGGAAATAATGGCGTGTATAATCAGGATTTAACAGATAATGCTGTGTTAATAGAATTCGGTGGCGTGGGTAATACCCTAGAGGAATTATATCGATCAGCTGACGCAATAGCAGAAGTGTTTAGTGAATATTACTGGGATGCAGAAGCAGTAAATGCAGCCCAATAG